One genomic window of Mesoplodon densirostris isolate mMesDen1 chromosome 14, mMesDen1 primary haplotype, whole genome shotgun sequence includes the following:
- the LOC132501848 gene encoding LOW QUALITY PROTEIN: serpin B6-like (The sequence of the model RefSeq protein was modified relative to this genomic sequence to represent the inferred CDS: inserted 1 base in 1 codon), whose amino-acid sequence MFFSPISIPSALAMVFMGAKGNTVAQMSQTLSLSKSSGRGGDFHQGFQNLLTDVNRTGTQYLLRTINRFIVEKTYGFLPSFKDSCRKFYQAEMEELDFISAVKESRKHINTWVAQRTEGKITDLLFPNSVDPMTCLVLVNAIYFKGNWENQFNKQHTKERLIKVCNNMEKPVQIILKKSPFKMTYIGEIFTKILLLPYVSRELNMLIMLLDENXDLKMVEKELPYEKFIKWMRLDLMEEEVEVSLPRFKLGESYNMEGVLRTLGVTDTFEDTRAYFSAMLAQRDLRLSLVVHKTFVEVDEEGMEAAAATTTVLMLCCARITLRFCADYPFLIFIQHSKTSGLLFCDQLSSP is encoded by the exons atgtttttctcaccCATAAGCATCCCCTCTGCCCTGGCCATGGTCTTCATGGGGGCAAAGGGAAACACCGTGGCCCAAATGTCCCAGACACTTTCTCTAAGCAAAAGCAGTGGCAGAGGTGGAGACTTCCACCAGGGTTTTCAGAACCTTCTCACAGATGTTAACAGGACCGGCACACAGTACTTGCTCCGAACCATCAACAGGTTCATTGTAGAGAAGACTTATGGTTTCCTCCCATCTTTCAAAGATTCCTGCCGCAAATTCTACCAAGCAGAGATGGAAGAGCTGGACTTTATCAGTGCTGTGAAGGAATCCAGGAAACACATAAACACCTGGGTAGCCCAAAGGACAGAAGGAAAAATTACAGACCTGCTGTTTCCAAATTCAGTGGACCCCATGACTTGTCTGGTTCTCGTGAATGCCATCTACTTCAAAGGAAACTGGGAGAATCAGTTTAACAAACAGCACACCAAGGAAAGGCTGATCAAAGTCTGCAATAATATGGAGAAGCCTGTGCAAATAATCTTAAAGAAATCCCCCTTTAAAATGACCTACATCGGAGAGATATTCACGAAGATTCTTCTGCTTCCCTACGTCAGCAGGGAGCTCAATATGCTCATCATGCTTCTCGATGAAA ACGATTTGAAAATGGTGGAAAAGGAACTTCCTTATGAGAAATTCATcaagtggatgaggctggatctgaTGGAGGAGGAGGTTGAGGTGTCCCTGCCCAGGTTTAAGCTGGGGGAGAGCTACAACATGGAGGGCGTCCTCCGCACCCTGGGCGTGACTGACACCTTCGAGGACACCAGGGCGTATTTCTCCGCGATGTTGGCCCAGAGGGACCTGCGCCTGTCCCTGGTCGTGCACAAGACCTTTGTGGAGGTCGACGAGGAGGGCATGGAGGCGGCTGCAGCCACCACCACAGTCCTGATGCTGTGCTGTGCCAGAATCACCCTCAGGTTCTGTGCCGACTACCCTTTCCTCATCTTTATCCAGCACAGCAAGACCAGTGGGCTTCTCTTCTGCGACCAGCTCAGCTCCCCGTGA